One region of Thunnus albacares chromosome 8, fThuAlb1.1, whole genome shotgun sequence genomic DNA includes:
- the LOC122987747 gene encoding transcription factor E2F3-like isoform X1, giving the protein MRRGISSAPDKVILAGVGGSPLDNNIILTTLSDRLNPGQSNATYIQIITTPPPCNVTQTSNVCLSEPQINNIYTTPQQAAANGAGQRPALGRPPAKRRLALDDSDHQYQSEPARTPRGRGGTAVANGARLKTPRTPKSPPEKTRYDTSLGLLTKKFVDLLAQSSDGVLDLNLAAETLQVQKRRLYDITNVLEGIHLIKKKSKNNIQWMGCSLLEVEGALSQRQRLTAEVSALAEEEQRLEQLIQRCSLDMRHMSELQSNQKYAYVTYQDIKQAGNLRDHTVIVIKAPTDTKLEVPDPDESLSIHLTSTKGPIEVLLCSDEENDPRSPVKNGNMDINGNSPFLKVLQDSSCTTTSSSPSLPPPSSSAVSVTTLSPISSPYTSLLQQTEDQIPSSLGPFLNLGPPLLDQDDYLLGLGDDQGISDLFDACDFDKIPSFGLDDLLCS; this is encoded by the exons ATGAGAAGAGGGATCTCCTCGGCTCCGGACAAAGTGATTTTAGCGGGGGTTGGGGGCTCTCCTCTGGACAATAATATCATTTTGACAACTCTCTCGGATCGTTTAAACCCCGGTCAATCCAACGCTACCTATATCCAAATAATAACCACCCCACCGCCTTGCAACGTTACACAGAcatcaaatgtgtgtttatccGAGCCTCAGATAAACAACATTTACACAACTCCACAACAGGCTGCAGCAAACGGAGCAGGACAACGACCCGCTTTAGGAAGACCGCCG GCCAAAAGGCGGTTAGCACTAGATGATTCAGACCACCAGTACCAGTCAGAACCAGCCAGGACTCcaagaggcagaggagggacTGCGGTCGCCAATGGGGCACGGCTAAAGACACCCAGAA CACCCAAGTCTCCACCAGAGAAGACGCGGTACGACACCTCCCTGGGCCTGTTAACTAAGAAGTTTGTTGACCTCCTTGCTCAGTCCTCTGATGGAGTTTTGGACCTCAATCTCGCCGCGGAAACCTTGCAG GTACAGAAAAGACGGCTGTATGATATCACTAATGTACTAGAGGGCATTCACCTCATCAAGAAGAAATCAAAGAACAACATTCAGTGGAT GGGCTGCAGCCTGTTGGAGGTCGAGGGGGCACTGAGCCAGAGACAAAGACTGACAGCAGAAGTTTCTGCACTggcagaagaagagcagaggcTTGAACAACTCATCCAGAGATGCAGCCTGGACATGAGACATATGAGCGAGTTGCAAAGCAATCAAAA ATATGCCTACGTAACGTACCAAGACATCAAACAGGCGGGAAACCTTAGAGACCATACTGTCATTGTCATCAAAGCACCTACAGACACCAAACTAGAAGTACCAGACCCTGATGAG AGTTTGTCCATTCATCTGACCAGCACCAAAGGTCCTATAGAAGTCCTGCTGTGCTCAGATGAGGAGAATGACCCCAGGAGTCCTGTGAAAAACGGCAACATGGACATTAATGGGAACTCACCTTTCCTCAAAGTCCTTCAAG ATTCCAGCTGCACGACCACATCTTCCAGCCCCTCCCtgcctccaccctcctcctcagCTGTCTCCGTCACTACTCTTTCCCCCATCTCGTCCCCTTACACCAGTCTTCTCCAGCAAACAGAAGACCAGATCCCTTCATCCCTGGGGCCTTTCTTAAACCTTGGGCCTCCTCTTCTGGACCAAGATGACTACCTTTTAGGTTTGGGAGATGACCAGGGAATCAGCGACTTGTTTGACGCCTGTGACTTTGATAAGATACCCTCTTTTGGCCTGGATGATCTCCTGTGCAGCTAG
- the LOC122987747 gene encoding transcription factor E2F3-like isoform X2: MVLLSSLHPWSQMEILAKRRLALDDSDHQYQSEPARTPRGRGGTAVANGARLKTPRTPKSPPEKTRYDTSLGLLTKKFVDLLAQSSDGVLDLNLAAETLQVQKRRLYDITNVLEGIHLIKKKSKNNIQWMGCSLLEVEGALSQRQRLTAEVSALAEEEQRLEQLIQRCSLDMRHMSELQSNQKYAYVTYQDIKQAGNLRDHTVIVIKAPTDTKLEVPDPDESLSIHLTSTKGPIEVLLCSDEENDPRSPVKNGNMDINGNSPFLKVLQDSSCTTTSSSPSLPPPSSSAVSVTTLSPISSPYTSLLQQTEDQIPSSLGPFLNLGPPLLDQDDYLLGLGDDQGISDLFDACDFDKIPSFGLDDLLCS, translated from the exons ATGGTGCTTTTGAGTTCGCTTCACCCTTGGAGCCAGATGGAAATATTG GCCAAAAGGCGGTTAGCACTAGATGATTCAGACCACCAGTACCAGTCAGAACCAGCCAGGACTCcaagaggcagaggagggacTGCGGTCGCCAATGGGGCACGGCTAAAGACACCCAGAA CACCCAAGTCTCCACCAGAGAAGACGCGGTACGACACCTCCCTGGGCCTGTTAACTAAGAAGTTTGTTGACCTCCTTGCTCAGTCCTCTGATGGAGTTTTGGACCTCAATCTCGCCGCGGAAACCTTGCAG GTACAGAAAAGACGGCTGTATGATATCACTAATGTACTAGAGGGCATTCACCTCATCAAGAAGAAATCAAAGAACAACATTCAGTGGAT GGGCTGCAGCCTGTTGGAGGTCGAGGGGGCACTGAGCCAGAGACAAAGACTGACAGCAGAAGTTTCTGCACTggcagaagaagagcagaggcTTGAACAACTCATCCAGAGATGCAGCCTGGACATGAGACATATGAGCGAGTTGCAAAGCAATCAAAA ATATGCCTACGTAACGTACCAAGACATCAAACAGGCGGGAAACCTTAGAGACCATACTGTCATTGTCATCAAAGCACCTACAGACACCAAACTAGAAGTACCAGACCCTGATGAG AGTTTGTCCATTCATCTGACCAGCACCAAAGGTCCTATAGAAGTCCTGCTGTGCTCAGATGAGGAGAATGACCCCAGGAGTCCTGTGAAAAACGGCAACATGGACATTAATGGGAACTCACCTTTCCTCAAAGTCCTTCAAG ATTCCAGCTGCACGACCACATCTTCCAGCCCCTCCCtgcctccaccctcctcctcagCTGTCTCCGTCACTACTCTTTCCCCCATCTCGTCCCCTTACACCAGTCTTCTCCAGCAAACAGAAGACCAGATCCCTTCATCCCTGGGGCCTTTCTTAAACCTTGGGCCTCCTCTTCTGGACCAAGATGACTACCTTTTAGGTTTGGGAGATGACCAGGGAATCAGCGACTTGTTTGACGCCTGTGACTTTGATAAGATACCCTCTTTTGGCCTGGATGATCTCCTGTGCAGCTAG